A part of Streptomyces sp. NBC_01497 genomic DNA contains:
- a CDS encoding phage tail protein, producing MPSDLDPGSSIFFTLTIDGEDLGYFNGCEGLASEVEMEHYQEGGNNGFVWQLPTRVTFSTIRLTRPLTAGTANVAAWISSVTTGVSRPTAEIAALRADGSVVVRWGLMDVVPVRWQGPTLDPANPSVATEVLEIAHHGFTDVGGE from the coding sequence ATGCCCAGCGATCTCGACCCGGGATCCTCGATCTTCTTCACCCTGACCATCGACGGCGAGGACCTGGGGTACTTCAACGGCTGCGAGGGCCTGGCTTCCGAGGTCGAGATGGAGCACTACCAGGAGGGCGGCAACAACGGGTTCGTCTGGCAGCTGCCCACCCGCGTCACGTTCTCCACGATCCGGCTGACCCGTCCCCTGACGGCCGGCACGGCGAACGTGGCCGCCTGGATCTCCTCCGTCACCACCGGGGTCTCCCGGCCCACCGCCGAGATCGCGGCGCTGCGTGCCGACGGCTCGGTCGTCGTCCGCTGGGGCCTGATGGACGTGGTCCCCGTGCGCTGGCAGGGCCCGACGCTCGATCCGGCCAACCCGTCGGTCGCCACGGAGGTCCTGGAGATCGCGCACCACGGATTCACGGACGTAGGGGGGGAGTAG
- a CDS encoding CIS tube protein: MAGKEGAFDKAGNKFSEVIGSLVHATLAIHEPPLGHSTTPGALIKSFGFEFNPSQLSLTRRAQWQSTPTAMVRDGALPEFMGPEPLELSVAVFLDRSDDPDSNDVMKMVESLFSCCEVTSMSIAAKQPSTPWVIFQWGSFRTARFTAYVESVDTTYTLFGTSGMPIRATCQLRLHEIPGKTLGQNPTSGALTARRVHRVVAGDSLQSLAWREYGDATVWRAIAETNEIDDPARLSPGTELILPAVEEVTAP, encoded by the coding sequence ATGGCAGGCAAGGAAGGCGCCTTCGACAAGGCGGGCAACAAGTTCTCCGAGGTCATCGGGAGCCTGGTGCACGCCACGCTCGCGATCCACGAACCGCCGCTCGGGCACAGCACCACGCCGGGCGCGCTGATCAAGTCGTTCGGCTTCGAGTTCAACCCCTCCCAGCTCTCCCTGACCCGGCGCGCCCAGTGGCAGTCCACCCCGACGGCCATGGTGCGCGACGGCGCGCTGCCCGAGTTCATGGGGCCCGAGCCGCTCGAACTGTCCGTGGCGGTCTTCCTCGACCGCTCCGACGACCCGGACAGCAATGACGTGATGAAGATGGTCGAGTCGCTGTTCTCCTGCTGCGAGGTGACCTCCATGAGCATCGCGGCGAAGCAGCCGTCCACGCCCTGGGTGATCTTCCAGTGGGGTTCGTTCCGGACGGCCAGGTTCACCGCGTACGTCGAGTCGGTGGACACCACGTACACCCTCTTCGGCACTTCGGGGATGCCGATCCGCGCCACCTGCCAGCTGCGGCTGCACGAGATCCCGGGCAAGACCCTGGGACAGAACCCCACCTCCGGCGCGCTGACCGCGCGCCGTGTGCACCGGGTCGTCGCGGGCGATTCGCTGCAGTCGCTCGCCTGGCGGGAGTACGGGGACGCCACCGTGTGGCGGGCGATCGCCGAGACCAACGAGATCGACGACCCGGCGCGGCTCAGTCCCGGCACCGAGCTCATCCTGCCCGCGGTCGAGGAGGTCACCGCCCCATGA
- a CDS encoding VgrG-related protein produces MTLLAFSSVIDVRVGGGKLPATVADKLVSAWVDLGAGVPGAFELAFRDKARREVLGLAGIRIGTKIELAAVADGKGAQDPLLTGEVTGLEADYDGTGTFTVVRGYDLGHRLLRRRRVAGYTKMTAAAIARKLVPQSGIPLGRIEPTRPDYDFITQDNVTDWDFLARLADENEKVMYLDSEGRFQFVSRERASGAPPEGTDTDKSAFVLQAGRDVLRCRAAVTSTDQVPEVEARGWDVGAKRALTSKTKTLTNPALDIGAEPGEMARKFPSGDLVETSTPYDQQAQVKRAAESLADDVTSAFAELEVTVHGNPRLRPDVAVLLEDVGEPFEGKYTVTGVRHTFENGRPYRTRVTVSGRQWRSLYGLASGGAAAAPRLPSVANAVVTDVKDPQRLGRVKLTFPWLDDSYVSDWTRTVQLGGVSGGSIIPLDVNDEVLVAFDRGSLDHPFVLGGLYNGKDRPRPGDVPLHDKLSGKASRHTLADREFNRVDLLSQQTGLRKRGVRLSTGNDRLVINLDRTKTEITVDSKGSVSIKGSRSVSVEAGLNLTLKAGGSLKLSAGGAMTLDSVGALAINSGVMAIDAKGALSISAALDANIQALNMQMTGAKIAMLGLVTANGEPVI; encoded by the coding sequence ATGACTCTGCTTGCCTTCTCCAGCGTCATCGACGTCAGGGTCGGCGGCGGCAAGCTGCCCGCCACGGTCGCCGACAAGCTCGTGAGTGCCTGGGTCGACCTCGGGGCCGGGGTGCCCGGCGCGTTCGAACTCGCCTTCCGCGACAAGGCCCGGCGGGAGGTGCTGGGCCTCGCGGGCATCAGGATCGGCACGAAGATCGAGCTGGCCGCGGTGGCCGACGGCAAGGGCGCGCAGGACCCGCTGCTGACCGGTGAGGTCACCGGACTTGAGGCGGACTACGACGGCACCGGCACCTTCACCGTCGTGCGGGGCTACGACCTCGGGCACCGCCTGCTGCGCCGGCGCCGGGTCGCCGGGTACACCAAGATGACGGCTGCCGCGATCGCGCGGAAGCTGGTGCCGCAGAGCGGGATCCCGCTCGGCAGGATCGAACCGACCCGGCCCGACTACGACTTCATCACCCAGGACAACGTCACCGACTGGGACTTCCTCGCGCGGCTCGCCGACGAGAACGAGAAGGTGATGTACCTCGACTCCGAGGGCAGGTTCCAGTTCGTCAGCCGCGAGCGGGCCTCCGGGGCTCCCCCGGAGGGCACCGACACGGACAAGAGCGCGTTCGTGCTCCAGGCCGGGCGCGACGTGCTGCGCTGCCGGGCCGCCGTCACCTCCACCGACCAGGTACCCGAGGTCGAGGCGCGCGGCTGGGACGTCGGGGCCAAGCGGGCCCTCACGTCCAAGACGAAGACCCTCACCAACCCGGCTCTCGACATCGGCGCGGAACCGGGCGAGATGGCCCGGAAGTTCCCGTCCGGCGATCTGGTGGAGACGAGCACGCCGTACGACCAGCAGGCACAGGTCAAGCGGGCGGCGGAGTCCCTGGCCGACGACGTGACGTCGGCCTTCGCGGAGCTGGAGGTCACCGTGCACGGCAACCCCAGGCTGCGCCCCGACGTCGCGGTGCTCCTCGAAGACGTCGGCGAGCCCTTCGAGGGCAAGTACACCGTGACGGGCGTCCGGCACACCTTCGAGAACGGCCGGCCCTACCGCACCCGGGTCACCGTCAGCGGCAGGCAGTGGCGCTCCCTGTACGGGCTCGCCTCCGGCGGCGCGGCGGCGGCACCTCGTCTGCCGAGCGTGGCGAACGCGGTGGTCACGGACGTGAAGGACCCCCAGCGGCTCGGCCGGGTGAAGCTCACGTTCCCCTGGCTGGACGACAGTTACGTCAGCGACTGGACCCGTACCGTGCAGCTCGGCGGGGTCAGCGGCGGCAGCATCATCCCGCTGGACGTCAACGACGAGGTGCTCGTGGCGTTCGACCGCGGCTCCCTCGACCATCCCTTCGTCCTCGGCGGGCTCTACAACGGCAAGGACCGGCCCCGGCCCGGCGATGTGCCGCTGCACGACAAGCTCAGCGGCAAGGCGAGCCGCCACACCCTGGCCGACCGGGAGTTCAACCGTGTCGACCTGCTCAGCCAGCAGACCGGCCTGCGCAAGCGCGGTGTGCGGCTGAGCACCGGAAACGACCGGCTCGTCATCAACCTGGACCGTACGAAGACCGAGATCACCGTGGACAGCAAGGGCAGCGTCTCCATCAAGGGAAGCCGGTCCGTGTCCGTCGAGGCCGGCCTCAACCTGACCCTGAAGGCGGGCGGTTCGCTGAAGCTGAGCGCGGGCGGCGCCATGACCCTCGATTCGGTCGGTGCCCTCGCCATCAACTCGGGTGTGATGGCGATCGATGCGAAGGGGGCCCTGAGCATCTCCGCCGCCCTCGACGCGAACATCCAGGCGCTCAACATGCAGATGACCGGCGCCAAGATCGCGATGCTGGGCCTCGTCACGGCCAACGGGGAGCCGGTGATCTGA
- a CDS encoding GPW/gp25 family protein translates to MPEQFVGSGWSFPLRIGPTGGIALVSGEREVEEAMHLVLATAPGERPMRPEFGCAIHDMVFAPVNETTVGRIQHEVFTSLDRWEPRIEVHEVEVTPGDDTQGVLFIDVRYAIRGTNNPRSLVFPFYVIPSHDDPEPPSDDGPATESDR, encoded by the coding sequence ATGCCCGAGCAATTCGTCGGCTCCGGCTGGTCCTTCCCGCTGCGCATCGGTCCCACCGGAGGCATCGCGCTGGTCAGCGGGGAGCGGGAGGTCGAGGAGGCCATGCACCTGGTGCTGGCCACCGCACCGGGCGAGCGGCCCATGCGCCCGGAGTTCGGCTGCGCCATCCACGACATGGTCTTCGCGCCCGTCAACGAGACGACCGTGGGCCGCATCCAGCACGAGGTCTTCACCAGCCTGGACCGCTGGGAGCCGCGCATCGAGGTGCACGAGGTGGAGGTGACCCCCGGCGACGACACCCAGGGGGTGCTGTTCATCGACGTGCGCTACGCGATCCGCGGCACCAACAACCCGCGCAGCCTGGTCTTCCCGTTCTACGTCATCCCCTCACACGACGATCCCGAGCCGCCGTCCGACGACGGCCCGGCCACCGAAAGCGACCGCTGA
- a CDS encoding putative baseplate assembly protein, with protein MALPSPNLDDRRFQQFVDDAKRYIQRRAPEWTDHNVSDPGITLVETVAHLADQIVYRLNRVPEKNHLAFLDLVGITLFPPSAARTDVTFWLSAPQEDPVVVPLGTETATVRAEGEEAVVFCTERELSIISSELRHLAVQNGGQAVLDRSTDLAEARDVLCFAEAPGVGDCMLLGLSAAVPHCAVALRLDSRVDGVGVDPRQPPLVWEAWTADGWAACEIEEDGTGGLNRPGDVVLHVPAGHILSRSGRHEAGWLRCRVTEPAPNQPFYTTSPTVRSAEAFTMGGTVPVVHAETVYDEALGESNGLPGQRLRLTHAPVVGDIPPVHLQVADHDGWQDWSVVQHFAASRTDDRHLTLDAATGEIAFGPAVRERDGTLRQYGAVPAKGAVIRARRYRTGGGRAGNVARGAVRTLRDSVPYVAEVVNREAAHGGVDGETVTEAKARAPLTLRAQDRAVTLRDYAELARHAAPETARITCLEGEEEKHGAYAVRVLVVPRAVPDPGGRLRFEQLVPADDLLRRISGYLDERRLIGTRLAVGPPYYQGVTVVTTLHAFRGVDADRVRQDAYDALYRHLDPLTGGADGTGWPFGRPVQSGEIFAVLQRVPGVELVDEVLLYPADPLTGKRGERTERIDLEAPSLVFSYDHRVRVSGGSS; from the coding sequence ATGGCACTGCCCTCCCCGAATCTCGACGACCGGCGCTTCCAGCAGTTCGTCGACGACGCCAAGCGCTACATCCAGCGGCGCGCCCCGGAGTGGACCGACCACAACGTGTCCGACCCCGGCATCACCCTCGTGGAGACCGTCGCCCACCTGGCCGACCAGATCGTCTACCGGCTCAACCGGGTCCCCGAGAAGAACCACCTGGCCTTCCTCGACCTCGTCGGGATCACCCTCTTCCCGCCGTCCGCCGCGCGCACCGACGTGACGTTCTGGCTGTCGGCCCCGCAGGAGGACCCCGTCGTGGTCCCCCTCGGCACGGAGACCGCGACCGTGCGCGCGGAGGGCGAGGAAGCCGTCGTCTTCTGCACCGAACGGGAACTGTCCATCATCTCCAGTGAGTTGCGGCACCTCGCGGTGCAGAACGGCGGCCAGGCCGTACTCGACAGGAGCACCGACCTCGCCGAGGCGCGGGACGTCCTGTGCTTCGCCGAGGCCCCCGGCGTCGGTGACTGCATGCTCCTCGGACTCAGCGCCGCCGTCCCGCACTGCGCCGTCGCGCTGCGGCTCGACAGCCGGGTCGACGGCGTCGGCGTGGACCCCCGGCAGCCCCCGCTGGTGTGGGAGGCGTGGACCGCCGACGGCTGGGCGGCGTGCGAGATCGAGGAGGACGGCACCGGCGGTCTGAACCGCCCGGGCGACGTGGTGCTGCACGTACCCGCCGGGCACATCCTCTCCCGCAGCGGCCGGCACGAGGCGGGCTGGCTGCGCTGCCGGGTGACCGAACCCGCGCCGAACCAGCCCTTCTACACCACCTCTCCCACCGTGCGCTCTGCCGAGGCCTTCACCATGGGCGGAACGGTCCCCGTCGTGCACGCCGAGACGGTCTACGACGAGGCCCTGGGCGAGTCCAACGGGCTGCCGGGGCAGCGGCTCCGGCTCACCCACGCCCCCGTCGTCGGCGACATCCCGCCGGTGCACCTCCAGGTCGCCGACCACGACGGCTGGCAGGACTGGTCGGTCGTCCAGCACTTCGCGGCCTCCCGGACGGACGACCGCCACCTCACCCTCGACGCCGCGACCGGTGAGATCGCCTTCGGCCCCGCCGTACGGGAACGGGACGGCACGCTGCGCCAGTACGGGGCCGTACCGGCCAAGGGCGCCGTCATCCGGGCCCGCCGCTACCGCACCGGCGGCGGCCGCGCCGGCAACGTCGCCCGCGGCGCCGTCCGCACCCTGCGCGACTCCGTTCCCTACGTCGCCGAGGTCGTCAACCGCGAAGCCGCCCACGGAGGTGTGGACGGCGAGACGGTCACGGAGGCGAAGGCCCGCGCGCCCCTCACCCTGCGCGCCCAGGACCGCGCCGTCACCCTGCGCGACTACGCCGAACTCGCCCGGCACGCGGCCCCCGAGACCGCCCGCATCACCTGCCTCGAAGGCGAGGAGGAGAAGCACGGCGCGTACGCCGTGCGCGTCCTCGTCGTGCCCCGCGCCGTCCCCGACCCGGGCGGCCGGCTGCGCTTCGAACAGCTCGTACCCGCCGACGACCTGCTGCGGCGGATCAGCGGCTACCTCGACGAGCGGCGCCTGATCGGCACCCGCCTCGCGGTGGGCCCGCCGTACTACCAGGGCGTCACCGTCGTCACCACCCTGCACGCCTTCCGGGGCGTCGACGCCGACCGGGTCAGGCAGGACGCGTACGACGCGCTCTACCGCCACCTGGACCCGCTCACCGGCGGAGCCGACGGCACCGGCTGGCCCTTCGGCCGGCCCGTCCAGTCGGGCGAGATCTTCGCGGTGCTCCAGCGCGTGCCCGGGGTCGAGCTGGTGGACGAGGTGCTGCTCTACCCGGCCGACCCGCTGACCGGCAAGCGCGGGGAGCGGACCGAGCGCATCGACCTCGAAGCGCCGTCCCTGGTCTTCTCCTACGACCACCGCGTACGGGTGAGCGGAGGGTCCTCGTGA
- a CDS encoding phage tail protein, producing MRGSIDGLGSSVPLGTMLPAAFADDDVLQRFVAGLDEVLAPFLNVLDCMDAYFLPSLAPADFARWLGWWVGAETDGIQDDTAEGEARLRAAVAAAARLHRIRGTRAGLSEAVRLAFGVEPEITESGGAAWNARPLGPVPGEHRPRLHVVLRLPAPTDADEYRLDNLVAAARPAHMPYTVQVTAVERTHQT from the coding sequence GTGAGAGGTTCGATCGACGGCCTGGGCTCCTCCGTCCCGCTCGGCACCATGCTGCCCGCCGCCTTCGCCGACGACGACGTGCTGCAGCGCTTCGTCGCCGGACTGGACGAGGTGCTGGCCCCCTTCCTCAACGTCCTCGACTGCATGGACGCGTATTTCCTCCCCTCCCTGGCCCCCGCCGACTTCGCCCGCTGGCTCGGCTGGTGGGTCGGCGCCGAGACCGACGGCATCCAGGACGACACCGCCGAGGGGGAGGCACGGCTGCGCGCGGCGGTCGCCGCCGCCGCCCGGCTGCACCGCATCCGCGGCACGCGTGCGGGCCTCTCCGAGGCGGTACGGCTCGCCTTCGGCGTCGAGCCCGAGATCACCGAGAGCGGCGGTGCCGCCTGGAACGCCCGGCCCCTCGGCCCGGTTCCCGGCGAACACCGCCCCCGCCTGCACGTGGTCCTCCGCCTGCCCGCACCGACGGACGCGGACGAATACCGGCTCGACAACCTGGTGGCAGCCGCCCGCCCCGCTCACATGCCCTACACGGTCCAGGTGACCGCCGTGGAAAGGACCCACCAGACATGA
- a CDS encoding NADase-type glycan-binding domain-containing protein: MSQASGDPRGEQRMVVCDQCGTHQDPAQAFCDSCNAVLRWSPGTPAPAPSARPAPERTPVAQGAPGAPGQLPPEQGPAGHLPPEQPLHGRTAASAPAAPSGPADPWNASPAGGGYGAPPAGSGYGYPPRADGFGPPPGAGGFGPPPGAAPAASAPWAGPSAHGTHSGGHAMNDDTLETATPAVWPGGAGAALPAQEPPATAAAAGGRPPVQDPGIDTERARALLVPLADPRAPQDLPPSVAPVLPGRPEPARPQVRTVGEQPFQGGIACPWCATPNPPERHFCSRCAMSMGAGPENAARRSWWRRMVDYRNREEPWAGDRPRLRRQLGRILRWVAGAAAIALVVTGLFHAGEGIDAVRDHFSKRVAVAPDSYKASHSYEHQGPGLAFDKVSNTWWGPGYSGSGQGQWLEAHFQEPVTLLDVGITPGESTHADTLSKSALPHRVEATITTDDGKVSTKELLLDPSSGFQSRDFRFHDVTSVRFTLETAYNTDGKKQVAIAEIEFFGASQDGAS; encoded by the coding sequence ATGAGTCAGGCATCCGGCGACCCGAGGGGAGAGCAGCGGATGGTGGTCTGCGACCAGTGCGGGACGCACCAGGACCCGGCGCAGGCGTTCTGCGACAGCTGCAACGCGGTGCTGCGCTGGAGCCCCGGCACGCCCGCGCCCGCGCCCTCCGCCCGGCCGGCGCCCGAACGGACCCCCGTCGCGCAGGGCGCACCGGGCGCACCGGGTCAACTGCCCCCCGAACAGGGGCCGGCCGGCCACCTGCCGCCCGAGCAGCCGCTCCACGGCCGGACCGCGGCGTCCGCACCGGCGGCGCCTTCGGGCCCGGCCGACCCGTGGAACGCGTCGCCGGCCGGCGGCGGATACGGGGCACCCCCGGCCGGCAGCGGGTACGGGTACCCGCCACGCGCGGACGGTTTCGGACCCCCGCCGGGCGCGGGCGGTTTCGGACCCCCGCCGGGCGCCGCGCCGGCCGCCTCCGCCCCGTGGGCGGGTCCCTCCGCCCACGGCACGCACAGCGGTGGCCACGCCATGAACGACGACACGCTGGAGACCGCCACGCCCGCCGTGTGGCCGGGCGGCGCGGGCGCGGCACTGCCGGCGCAGGAACCGCCCGCCACCGCTGCCGCGGCCGGTGGCCGCCCGCCCGTACAGGACCCGGGCATCGACACCGAACGGGCCAGGGCGCTGCTCGTACCGCTGGCCGATCCGCGGGCACCGCAGGACCTGCCGCCGAGCGTGGCCCCCGTCCTGCCGGGGCGGCCCGAGCCCGCACGGCCCCAGGTCCGCACCGTGGGAGAGCAGCCCTTCCAGGGAGGCATCGCCTGTCCCTGGTGCGCCACCCCCAACCCGCCCGAACGCCACTTCTGCTCCCGGTGCGCCATGTCCATGGGCGCGGGACCGGAGAACGCGGCACGGCGCTCCTGGTGGCGGCGGATGGTCGACTACCGCAACCGGGAGGAGCCCTGGGCAGGTGACCGCCCGCGCCTGCGCCGCCAACTCGGCCGCATCCTGCGGTGGGTGGCGGGGGCCGCGGCGATCGCCCTGGTCGTGACGGGCCTCTTCCACGCCGGCGAGGGCATCGACGCGGTACGCGACCACTTCTCGAAACGGGTCGCCGTCGCGCCCGACTCGTACAAGGCGTCGCACTCCTACGAGCACCAAGGCCCCGGCCTGGCGTTCGACAAGGTCAGCAACACCTGGTGGGGGCCCGGCTACTCGGGGTCCGGACAGGGGCAATGGCTGGAGGCCCACTTCCAGGAGCCGGTGACGCTGCTCGACGTCGGCATCACCCCCGGCGAGTCCACCCACGCCGACACGCTCTCCAAGTCGGCGCTCCCGCACCGCGTCGAGGCCACCATCACCACCGACGACGGCAAGGTCAGCACCAAGGAACTCCTCCTCGACCCGTCCAGCGGCTTCCAGTCGCGCGACTTCCGCTTCCACGACGTCACGTCGGTGCGCTTCACCCTGGAGACCGCGTACAACACCGACGGGAAGAAGCAAGTCGCCATCGCCGAGATCGAGTTCTTCGGCGCCTCCCAGGACGGCGCTTCCTGA
- a CDS encoding alpha/beta fold hydrolase: protein MTEFLAVEGGTIAYEVAGSGPLVVLAHGMGDSRSAYRALVPPLVAAGYRVASVDLRGCGESSTDWPAWSRTAIAGDLLAVVRHLGGPAVLVGHSISGGAATIAAALEPSLITAVVELAPFTRKQSVRLGDLRVKRFRRGMLRLLGTGVLGSVPLWRSYLDVAYPGAKPADWPERIGRIDALLREPGRMKALQGMGRSAPTDAGERLADVRCPVLVVMGTLDPDWADPGAEGSAIVDALPSGLGRLEMIEGAGHYPHDQFPGQVAALVLAHLRSTPSGAARA, encoded by the coding sequence ATGACCGAGTTCCTTGCCGTCGAAGGCGGCACGATCGCGTACGAGGTGGCGGGATCCGGCCCGCTGGTCGTCCTCGCCCACGGCATGGGCGACAGCCGCTCCGCGTACCGCGCCCTGGTCCCGCCGCTGGTGGCGGCGGGCTACCGGGTCGCCTCCGTCGATCTGCGCGGCTGCGGCGAGTCCAGCACCGACTGGCCGGCCTGGAGCCGCACGGCCATCGCGGGTGACCTGCTCGCCGTGGTCCGCCACCTCGGCGGCCCGGCCGTGCTCGTCGGCCACTCGATCTCCGGCGGCGCCGCCACCATCGCGGCGGCGCTGGAGCCCTCCCTGATCACCGCCGTCGTCGAGCTGGCGCCATTCACCCGCAAGCAGTCGGTGCGCCTCGGTGACCTGCGGGTGAAGCGCTTCCGGCGCGGCATGCTGCGGCTGCTGGGGACAGGCGTGCTGGGCAGCGTGCCGCTCTGGCGCTCCTACCTCGACGTGGCCTACCCCGGCGCCAAGCCCGCCGACTGGCCCGAGCGGATCGGCCGGATCGACGCGCTGCTGCGCGAACCGGGCCGCATGAAGGCCCTGCAGGGCATGGGCCGCAGCGCCCCGACCGACGCGGGAGAGCGGCTCGCGGACGTCCGCTGCCCGGTCCTGGTGGTGATGGGAACGCTCGACCCCGACTGGGCCGACCCGGGCGCCGAGGGCTCCGCTATCGTCGACGCCCTGCCGTCCGGCCTCGGCCGCCTCGAAATGATCGAGGGCGCCGGGCACTACCCGCACGACCAGTTCCCCGGCCAGGTCGCCGCGCTCGTGCTCGCCCACCTCCGCTCGACGCCGTCGGGGGCCGCTCGTGCCTAG
- a CDS encoding TetR/AcrR family transcriptional regulator — MPRAGLNTDRVVAEAAVMADEVGLNRVTLAGLATRLGVRQPSLYKHVESLDSLQQRIAVQAKGELADVWGRAVMGRARDDALVAMAHAYRTWAQAHPGRYVAAQRAPVPGNAEDEAVSARAVQVVAAVIDGYGLHGDEAIDAIRAFRAALHGFVSLEAGGAFALRASVDRSFDRLIQALRMALSSWGDVCEPGSEMLHEQKPKQEPKPEA, encoded by the coding sequence GTGCCTAGGGCCGGCCTGAACACGGACCGGGTGGTCGCCGAAGCGGCGGTGATGGCCGACGAGGTGGGGCTGAACCGGGTCACCCTGGCGGGCCTCGCCACCCGGCTCGGGGTGCGCCAGCCGTCGTTGTACAAACACGTCGAGAGCCTCGACTCCCTCCAGCAGCGCATCGCCGTACAGGCGAAGGGCGAACTCGCCGACGTGTGGGGCCGGGCCGTCATGGGCCGCGCCCGCGACGACGCCCTGGTGGCGATGGCCCACGCCTACCGCACCTGGGCACAGGCCCATCCGGGCCGCTACGTGGCGGCCCAGCGGGCTCCCGTCCCCGGCAACGCCGAGGACGAGGCAGTCAGCGCGCGAGCGGTCCAGGTGGTGGCGGCGGTGATCGACGGCTACGGCCTCCACGGTGACGAGGCCATCGACGCCATCCGCGCCTTCCGTGCCGCCCTGCACGGATTCGTCTCCCTGGAGGCCGGCGGCGCGTTCGCCCTCCGGGCGAGCGTCGACCGGAGCTTCGACCGCCTCATCCAGGCCCTGCGGATGGCCCTGTCGAGCTGGGGGGACGTCTGCGAGCCCGGCAGCGAGATGTTGCACGAGCAGAAACCGAAGCAGGAACCGAAGCCGGAGGCGTGA
- a CDS encoding SDR family NAD(P)-dependent oxidoreductase, producing MGTLDGKIVLITGTGGGQGRAASLVFAREGAKVIGSDILAEANNETVELVRRDGGGMTGIAPMDLTDPEQARRTVEDAVAVHGGLDVVYNNAAVQYFGPMPDFSVADWRATIAGELDIPFFVTKFAWPHLVRRGGGVIINVASEAGMIAGAVPPMVAHTAANAGVIAMTRQLALEGARHGIRAVAISPGPVLTPASRRDLGDDTSAREAITAKTLLKRFAQPEEIVELAAFLASDRASYITGANYAVDGGATAW from the coding sequence ATGGGAACGCTCGACGGGAAGATCGTGCTCATCACCGGCACCGGAGGAGGTCAGGGCCGCGCCGCGTCACTGGTCTTCGCGCGGGAAGGTGCGAAGGTCATCGGCTCCGACATCCTGGCCGAGGCCAACAACGAGACTGTCGAACTGGTGCGCCGAGACGGCGGTGGGATGACGGGCATCGCGCCGATGGACCTCACCGACCCCGAGCAGGCACGGCGGACCGTCGAGGACGCGGTCGCCGTTCATGGAGGACTGGACGTCGTCTACAACAACGCGGCCGTCCAGTACTTCGGTCCGATGCCTGACTTCTCCGTCGCCGACTGGCGGGCGACCATCGCCGGGGAACTCGACATACCGTTCTTCGTCACGAAGTTCGCCTGGCCGCACCTGGTCCGGCGCGGTGGCGGCGTCATCATCAACGTCGCGTCCGAAGCCGGCATGATCGCCGGTGCGGTCCCGCCGATGGTCGCGCACACCGCGGCGAACGCCGGTGTCATCGCCATGACGCGCCAGTTGGCACTGGAAGGCGCCCGCCACGGGATCCGCGCGGTGGCCATCAGCCCCGGGCCCGTGCTCACCCCGGCCAGCCGCCGCGACCTCGGCGACGACACGTCGGCCCGCGAGGCCATCACCGCGAAGACGCTCCTCAAGCGGTTCGCCCAGCCCGAGGAGATCGTCGAGCTGGCGGCTTTCCTCGCCTCCGACCGCGCGTCCTACATCACCGGCGCCAACTATGCCGTCGACGGAGGCGCGACCGCCTGGTGA
- a CDS encoding DNA-binding protein: protein MPGTLLLDSEGLSKLYRKDRTVVALVQAASEEGVRVATSAMTTLEADYERIHPARIKWVLSRVDVHDVTKEVTDQAAGLLRAHRLHGHKYAIDAAIAAIARTAPQPVTVLTSDPEDLTLLCGLAAEVVKV, encoded by the coding sequence ATGCCCGGCACCCTGCTGCTCGACAGTGAAGGGCTCTCGAAGCTCTACCGCAAGGACCGGACCGTCGTGGCTCTTGTCCAGGCGGCATCGGAAGAGGGTGTCCGCGTGGCCACGAGCGCGATGACCACCCTTGAAGCCGACTACGAGCGCATCCACCCCGCCCGCATCAAGTGGGTTCTCTCCCGCGTCGACGTTCACGACGTCACCAAGGAGGTCACTGACCAGGCCGCGGGCCTCCTCCGCGCCCACCGTCTCCACGGCCACAAGTACGCCATCGACGCCGCCATCGCCGCCATCGCCCGCACGGCGCCCCAGCCGGTCACCGTCCTCACTTCCGACCCGGAGGACCTGACGCTCCTCTGCGGCCTCGCCGCAGAAGTCGTCAAGGTGTGA